One window of Ignavibacteriota bacterium genomic DNA carries:
- a CDS encoding Gfo/Idh/MocA family oxidoreductase: MQRRSFLRYAAATGAGLLLASHDRALGGEEPSSSDDLQIALIGAGAQGQVLMNACLKIPNVRFRAVVDIWEAYNLRRAHRMLQKFGHKANAYIDYREMLAKEKGLDAVLIATPDHWHAEQTVECLKAGLHVYCEKEMANTLEGARRMVLAARQTKKLLQIGHQRRSNPRYLHCYKKLIQDAKLLGRITAINGQWNRSVQPDNG, from the coding sequence ATGCAACGACGGAGTTTCCTCCGCTATGCGGCAGCGACCGGTGCAGGGTTGCTGCTTGCCTCACACGACAGGGCCCTGGGCGGTGAAGAACCGTCCTCATCCGATGACCTGCAGATCGCGCTGATCGGTGCGGGTGCGCAGGGACAGGTGCTGATGAACGCGTGCCTCAAGATCCCGAACGTCCGTTTCCGGGCGGTCGTGGATATCTGGGAGGCCTATAACCTGCGCCGTGCCCACCGCATGCTGCAGAAGTTCGGACACAAGGCGAACGCGTACATCGACTACCGCGAAATGCTGGCGAAGGAGAAGGGGCTGGATGCGGTGCTCATCGCCACGCCGGACCACTGGCATGCCGAGCAGACCGTGGAATGCCTGAAGGCCGGCCTGCACGTGTACTGCGAGAAGGAGATGGCCAATACCCTCGAAGGCGCACGCAGGATGGTGCTGGCCGCGAGGCAGACGAAGAAGCTCCTGCAGATCGGTCATCAGCGGCGGAGCAATCCGCGCTACCTGCATTGCTACAAGAAGCTGATCCAGGACGCAAAGCTCCTCGGGCGCATCACCGCGATCAACGGGCAGTGGAACCGTTCCGTGCAGCCGGACAACGGCTGA
- a CDS encoding glycosyltransferase yields MMELSIIIPAFDEARKIAADVDAAGMFLADNNIDGEIIVVDDGSTDGTGDAALRGMLQFRIPLTVITLQHHAGKGAAVRAGIMKSEGAYVMFADAGLTVPYTDALRGLALLKSGRYQLAHGSRWLPESRIEKPQDPWRQKLSRIVRWILLRTLSLPKELTDTQCGFKMYQGDVARALFSRCTTEHFLFDVEVLVLALQQGYRMTEFPVSWSCDSDSRLKARSHAMQVITDLLAIRRLSRRFPTRS; encoded by the coding sequence ATGATGGAACTCTCGATCATCATTCCTGCCTTCGACGAAGCACGCAAGATCGCTGCTGATGTGGATGCGGCCGGCATGTTCCTCGCCGACAACAACATCGACGGCGAGATCATCGTCGTGGATGACGGCAGCACGGACGGCACGGGCGATGCTGCTCTGCGGGGGATGCTGCAATTCCGCATACCCCTTACCGTGATCACCCTCCAGCACCACGCCGGCAAAGGCGCTGCGGTCCGCGCCGGGATCATGAAGTCCGAGGGAGCATACGTGATGTTCGCCGACGCAGGGCTGACGGTGCCATATACCGACGCGCTCCGCGGGCTTGCACTCCTGAAGAGCGGCAGATATCAGCTCGCCCACGGCTCACGCTGGCTGCCGGAAAGCAGGATCGAGAAGCCACAGGACCCCTGGCGGCAGAAGCTCTCCCGCATCGTCCGCTGGATCCTCCTCCGCACGCTTTCCCTGCCAAAGGAGCTCACGGATACGCAGTGCGGGTTCAAAATGTATCAGGGAGATGTCGCCCGCGCTCTGTTCTCGCGGTGCACGACCGAGCACTTCCTCTTTGATGTGGAGGTGCTGGTCCTTGCCCTCCAACAGGGCTACCGCATGACCGAGTTCCCTGTGTCGTGGAGCTGCGACAGTGACAGCCGTCTGAAGGCGCGTAGCCACGCCATGCAGGTCATCACTGACCTTCTTGCTATCCGCCGGCTGAGCCGCCGCTTCCCCACCCGTAGCTGA
- a CDS encoding FAD:protein FMN transferase, translated as MMSAPAMHRHSHHAMATLFEVFIAGEDPGFAAGAAQAAFEEIDRLEQEFSRYRPNSDIARINNLSPGGETRVSADTFACLQLAHQYWKATNGAFDITMGALMDVWVAPDRSLKNPDVREVEEAVRRSGMHLLTLDEETYLVGVGDHVPRIDPGAIGKGYAVDACIELLHEWGVDAALVHGGTSTAKGYGHAWPVTASSFADPSRVLREFTLDAMALSGSGMKKGRHIIDTRTHQPVAGRHAAWVCVPSATESDALSTAFMVMSMAEIAEFCAARSDLRAIVIDDDGASGERVLSYGWGSGGSAGG; from the coding sequence ATGATGTCTGCCCCAGCCATGCACCGGCACTCCCATCACGCCATGGCCACGCTCTTCGAGGTGTTCATTGCCGGCGAGGATCCCGGCTTCGCTGCCGGTGCCGCACAGGCCGCCTTCGAGGAGATCGACCGGCTCGAGCAGGAGTTCAGCCGGTATCGTCCGAACAGCGACATCGCACGCATCAACAATCTCTCCCCCGGCGGCGAGACGCGCGTCAGCGCCGACACCTTCGCCTGTCTGCAGCTTGCGCATCAGTACTGGAAAGCCACCAACGGCGCATTCGACATCACTATGGGGGCGCTCATGGATGTCTGGGTGGCACCCGACAGGTCACTGAAGAACCCCGATGTGCGTGAGGTCGAAGAAGCCGTCCGCCGGTCCGGCATGCACCTCCTCACACTGGATGAAGAGACCTATCTTGTGGGTGTGGGCGACCACGTGCCGCGGATCGATCCGGGAGCGATAGGGAAGGGGTACGCCGTGGATGCGTGCATCGAGCTCCTGCATGAATGGGGTGTCGATGCTGCGCTCGTGCATGGCGGGACCAGCACCGCGAAGGGATATGGGCACGCATGGCCGGTGACGGCGAGCAGCTTTGCGGATCCGTCGCGCGTACTCAGGGAGTTCACGCTCGATGCGATGGCGTTGAGCGGATCGGGCATGAAGAAGGGTCGTCACATCATCGACACGCGGACACACCAGCCGGTGGCCGGCCGGCATGCGGCCTGGGTGTGTGTACCATCGGCAACGGAGAGCGATGCGCTCTCCACGGCGTTCATGGTGATGTCCATGGCAGAGATCGCTGAGTTCTGTGCTGCCCGCAGTGACCTCCGGGCCATCGTGATCGATGATGATGGCGCGTCGGGTGAACGGGTACTCAGCTACGGGTGGGGAAGCGGCGGCTCAGCCGGCGGATAG